In Terriglobales bacterium, one genomic interval encodes:
- the rpoN gene encoding RNA polymerase factor sigma-54, with amino-acid sequence QVQAAKVRSKLLEMPSNHRARFDKRDLAEALQLVREMDPVGVAARDLRECLLLQLDSQRRLAEDEGLETLPVIHDCIAIVGDHLKLLQNKQHKEIARAIGKPVEAVQAALEFIKRLDPKPGLRYNKVEPRLIEPDVAFIKQGDEYLILMNEDDMPVLRLNPTYRKLLHRDAAEKDVRNYVKERYKSAIQLIKNIEQRKQTIMKVCYSIVQRQREFLDQGVDQLKPMMIKEVAEEIGVHPSTVSRAVANKYAHTPQGVFELRYFFSESVQGPEGGNTSLLILKRRVKKLIEEEDPARPLTDEQITRILQSQGIQVTRRTVAKYREDMKIPSTHQRRIKN; translated from the coding sequence CGCAGGTGCAGGCCGCGAAGGTGCGCTCCAAGCTGCTCGAGATGCCTTCGAACCACCGCGCGCGTTTCGACAAACGCGACCTGGCGGAAGCGCTGCAACTGGTCCGCGAGATGGACCCGGTGGGGGTGGCGGCGCGCGACCTGCGCGAGTGCCTGCTGCTGCAGCTGGATTCGCAGCGCCGGCTCGCCGAAGACGAAGGGCTGGAGACGCTGCCGGTCATCCATGACTGCATCGCGATCGTGGGCGACCACCTGAAGCTGCTGCAGAACAAGCAGCACAAGGAGATCGCGCGCGCCATCGGGAAGCCGGTGGAAGCGGTGCAGGCGGCGCTGGAGTTCATCAAGCGGCTCGATCCCAAGCCGGGGCTGCGCTACAACAAGGTGGAGCCGCGGCTGATCGAGCCGGACGTGGCGTTCATCAAGCAGGGCGACGAGTACCTGATCCTGATGAACGAAGACGACATGCCGGTGCTGCGGCTGAACCCGACGTACCGCAAGCTGCTGCACCGCGACGCGGCGGAGAAGGACGTCCGCAACTACGTGAAGGAGCGCTACAAGTCGGCGATCCAGCTGATCAAGAACATCGAGCAGCGCAAGCAGACGATCATGAAGGTGTGCTACTCGATCGTGCAGCGGCAGCGCGAGTTCCTCGACCAGGGCGTGGACCAGTTGAAGCCGATGATGATCAAGGAAGTGGCGGAGGAGATCGGCGTGCACCCGTCGACGGTCTCGCGCGCGGTCGCCAACAAGTACGCGCATACGCCGCAGGGAGTGTTCGAGCTGCGCTACTTCTTCTCCGAGAGCGTGCAGGGGCCGGAGGGCGGGAACACGTCGCTGCTTATCCTGAAGCGCCGCGTGAAAAAACTCATCGAAGAAGAAGACCCGGCGCGTCCGCTGACCGACGAGCAGATCACGCGGATCTTGCAGTCGCAGGGCATCCAGGTCACGCGCAGGACGGTGGCCAAGTATCGCGAGGACATGAAGATCCCATCGACCCATCAAAGGAGGATCAAGAACTAG
- the raiA gene encoding ribosome-associated translation inhibitor RaiA, translating into MSVEVTGRQYEITPQIRKQLEHGLTKLEKILGTSFDTHVILATEKHRAIAEITVTVRNHPIVGVAETSDMTVAIGEALDRIERQAVKYKGRWRAKKRNAKHKRWAAAEAPELPRMQIAVGASASTAVPVVVHGFPAVVRMAEAHVVKSEEAVALRPLTLEEAIKEAEFRDRDVFVFRDKEGRVKVLHRTKDGKMELIEAP; encoded by the coding sequence ATGAGCGTGGAAGTAACGGGACGGCAGTACGAGATCACTCCCCAGATCCGCAAACAGCTCGAGCACGGCCTCACGAAGCTCGAAAAGATCCTCGGAACAAGTTTTGACACGCACGTGATCCTGGCGACGGAGAAGCACCGTGCGATCGCGGAGATCACGGTGACGGTGCGCAACCATCCCATCGTGGGCGTCGCCGAGACCAGCGACATGACGGTGGCGATCGGCGAGGCGCTGGACCGCATCGAGCGGCAGGCGGTGAAGTACAAGGGGCGCTGGCGGGCGAAGAAGCGCAACGCGAAGCACAAGCGCTGGGCCGCGGCGGAGGCGCCGGAGCTGCCGCGGATGCAGATCGCGGTGGGAGCGAGCGCTTCGACCGCGGTGCCGGTGGTCGTCCACGGGTTTCCGGCGGTGGTGCGGATGGCGGAGGCGCACGTCGTCAAGTCCGAAGAGGCGGTCGCGCTGCGGCCGCTGACGCTGGAAGAGGCCATCAAGGAGGCGGAGTTCCGCGACCGCGACGTCTTCGTCTTCCGCGACAAGGAAGGCAGAGTGAAGGTGCTGCACCGGACCAAGGACGGCAAGATGGAGCTGATCGAAGCGCCTTGA
- a CDS encoding ankyrin repeat domain-containing protein, which yields MSRSKVCHWLMALALSAGGVLSAQQPAAGKPSKKAAKAVDPAGAAERAAKWAAAREKLNQQLLAAVENDNVARARELLAKKADPNAADEHKVSALMIAVEGGDAEMVKLLLSSKADINAADESGVTALMTAAEFGDVELMPLLLDTPKINVNAADVNGWTALTVSVLEGKPEAVELLLGRGADAGVRDREGHTLWMFAAAQGDQDVMRPLLSVPKVKKADLALADRRGWTALHHGCSEEHPSAVQMLLEAGADPNARDTVGWTPLMISAQAHCYGCALALLGKGANVNAASASGTTALLLAAAQGDAPQVELLLKRGADPNATTRERNTPLIEAASRGYVEVAQKLLEAGADPNRRTARGETALARASARSGSAGPDPQMIQLLKQAGAR from the coding sequence ATGTCCAGGTCGAAAGTGTGTCACTGGCTGATGGCGCTCGCGCTGAGCGCCGGCGGTGTGCTCTCTGCGCAGCAGCCCGCCGCAGGGAAGCCCAGCAAGAAGGCTGCCAAGGCGGTGGATCCGGCGGGCGCGGCGGAGCGCGCGGCGAAGTGGGCGGCGGCGCGCGAGAAGCTGAACCAGCAGCTGCTCGCGGCGGTCGAGAACGACAACGTCGCGCGGGCGCGCGAGCTGCTGGCGAAGAAGGCCGACCCGAACGCGGCGGACGAGCACAAGGTCTCGGCCCTGATGATCGCGGTCGAAGGCGGCGACGCCGAGATGGTGAAGCTGCTGCTCTCGAGCAAGGCCGACATCAACGCGGCCGACGAGAGCGGCGTGACCGCGCTGATGACGGCGGCGGAGTTCGGCGACGTCGAGCTGATGCCGCTGTTGCTCGACACTCCCAAGATCAACGTGAACGCCGCCGACGTGAACGGCTGGACGGCGCTGACCGTCTCGGTGCTGGAAGGCAAGCCGGAGGCGGTGGAGCTGCTGCTCGGACGCGGGGCGGACGCGGGCGTCCGCGACCGCGAAGGGCACACGCTGTGGATGTTCGCGGCGGCGCAGGGCGACCAGGACGTGATGCGCCCGCTGCTCTCGGTGCCGAAGGTGAAGAAGGCAGACCTGGCGCTGGCGGACCGCCGCGGCTGGACGGCGCTGCACCACGGGTGCTCGGAGGAACATCCGAGCGCGGTGCAGATGCTGCTGGAAGCGGGCGCCGACCCGAACGCGCGCGACACCGTGGGCTGGACGCCGCTGATGATCTCGGCGCAAGCGCACTGCTACGGCTGCGCGCTGGCGCTGCTCGGGAAAGGGGCGAACGTGAACGCGGCGTCGGCGAGCGGCACGACGGCGCTGCTGCTGGCGGCGGCGCAGGGCGACGCGCCGCAGGTCGAGCTGCTGCTGAAGCGCGGCGCCGACCCGAACGCGACCACCCGGGAGCGGAACACGCCGCTGATCGAGGCGGCGTCGCGCGGGTACGTGGAGGTGGCGCAGAAGCTGCTCGAGGCGGGCGCGGACCCGAACCGCCGCACGGCGCGGGGCGAGACGGCGCTGGCGCGGGCGAGCGCGCGCAGCGGGTCCGCCGGCCCGGATCCGCAGATGATCCAGTTGCTGAAGCAGGCAGGAGCGCGTTGA
- the rapZ gene encoding RNase adapter RapZ: protein MAKKGRKARRSGRQALQRGTELVVITGMSGSGKASVLKALEDLGYYSVDNMPVELIPNFAELVRESAQIPRAALVADIREGHALPRLPGILRSLKRALPTRVIFLEASDEALLRRFSETRRPHPLGKGSTVKAALAAERRRLKPIRGLADMVVDTTKFNVHELRAHITRRFAREPRDKNIMVSCVSFGYKNGVPAEADLVFDVRFLPNPHFIPKYRPLTGRDAAVARYIRSFPQTRQFIRKVVDMLAYLLPHYVREGKSYLTIGFGCTGGQHRSVMIAEEVQQRLARAGYRVKVQHRDSPK from the coding sequence ATGGCGAAGAAGGGCCGAAAAGCGCGGCGCAGCGGGAGGCAGGCGCTCCAACGCGGGACCGAACTGGTGGTCATCACCGGGATGTCGGGGTCCGGGAAGGCGAGCGTGCTGAAGGCGCTCGAGGACCTGGGCTACTACTCGGTCGACAACATGCCGGTGGAGCTGATCCCGAACTTCGCAGAGCTGGTGCGGGAGTCGGCGCAGATCCCGCGGGCGGCGCTGGTCGCCGACATCCGGGAAGGGCACGCGCTGCCGCGGCTGCCGGGCATCCTGCGGTCGCTGAAGCGGGCGCTGCCGACGCGGGTCATCTTCCTGGAAGCGTCGGACGAGGCGCTGCTGCGGCGGTTCAGCGAGACGCGGCGGCCGCATCCGCTGGGCAAGGGCTCGACGGTGAAGGCGGCGCTGGCCGCGGAGCGCAGGCGGCTGAAGCCGATCCGGGGGCTGGCCGACATGGTGGTCGACACCACCAAGTTCAACGTGCACGAACTGCGCGCGCACATCACGCGGCGCTTCGCACGCGAGCCGCGCGACAAGAACATCATGGTCTCGTGCGTGAGCTTCGGCTACAAGAACGGCGTGCCGGCGGAGGCCGACCTGGTGTTCGACGTGCGCTTCCTGCCCAACCCGCACTTCATCCCGAAGTACCGGCCGCTGACGGGGCGCGACGCGGCGGTGGCGCGGTACATCCGGAGCTTTCCGCAGACGCGGCAGTTCATCCGCAAGGTGGTGGACATGCTGGCGTACCTGCTGCCGCACTACGTGCGCGAAGGGAAGAGCTACCTGACGATCGGGTTCGGGTGCACCGGCGGGCAGCACCGCTCGGTGATGATCGCGGAAGAGGTGCAGCAGCGGCTGGCGCGCGCGGGGTATCGCGTCAAGGTGCAGCATCGGGACTCGCCGAAGTAG
- a CDS encoding ABC transporter ATP-binding protein, with amino-acid sequence MRQLTRLLRYVRPYWLQLGASVFLMALVGLFDAFRVLLIGPVLDRVLNPASGSENILLFRMPGGGPPVYLQQFVPSHFHNAWTVVAFAMVMATLFKALCDYLGTYLVNYAGFGLITDLRNQVYDGILRRSAAFFQKHSTGTLLSTIINDIEKVQFAMSTVLAEFLQQFFILIFTACVVALLGGKLAWVLLVFIPFIFFSARRVGKRVRSTTRKGQDQLAGVQNILHETITGNRIVKAFSMEAWEGARFRQAARSLFRANLRAVSAYAITGPVIETIGAIAIALLLLLGRDYIKVGYLTPGVYLAFIFAVFKLYDPVRKFAIYNNNFQQALGASSSIFEFLDEEDEIREKPGAEQLPAFHESVRFENVSFAYADDTEERGVLHGIELSVKRGEVLAIVGSSGAGKSTLVHLVPRFFDVTDGRITIDGHDTREVTLASLRAQIGIVTQETILFNDTVRNNIAYGRQQVSQAEVEAAAQAALAHDFITQMPDGYNTVVGEKGTRLSGGEKQRIAIARAILKNAPILILDEATSALDAESESLVQSALANLMTGRTVFVIAHRLSTVRRADRIVVLEGGRITDVGTHESLMARDGTYRRLYDLQFVELDSKLPTV; translated from the coding sequence ATGCGGCAACTGACGCGGCTGCTGCGCTACGTGCGGCCGTACTGGCTGCAGCTCGGGGCGTCCGTGTTCCTGATGGCGCTGGTGGGACTGTTCGACGCCTTCCGCGTGCTGCTGATCGGGCCGGTGCTCGACCGCGTGCTGAATCCGGCGTCGGGCTCGGAGAACATCCTGCTGTTCCGCATGCCGGGGGGCGGCCCGCCCGTCTACCTGCAGCAGTTCGTGCCCTCGCACTTCCACAATGCCTGGACGGTGGTGGCGTTCGCGATGGTGATGGCGACGCTGTTCAAGGCGCTGTGCGACTACCTGGGAACGTACCTGGTGAACTACGCGGGCTTCGGGCTCATCACCGACCTGCGCAACCAGGTGTACGACGGCATCCTGCGGCGCTCGGCGGCGTTCTTCCAGAAGCACAGCACCGGGACGCTGCTGTCGACCATCATCAACGACATCGAGAAGGTGCAGTTCGCGATGTCGACGGTGCTGGCGGAGTTCCTGCAGCAGTTCTTCATCCTGATCTTCACGGCGTGCGTGGTGGCGCTGCTGGGCGGGAAGCTGGCGTGGGTGCTGCTGGTGTTCATCCCGTTCATCTTCTTTTCGGCGCGGCGCGTGGGGAAGCGCGTGCGCTCGACGACGCGCAAGGGCCAGGACCAGCTCGCGGGGGTGCAGAACATCCTGCACGAGACCATCACCGGCAACCGCATCGTGAAGGCATTCAGCATGGAGGCGTGGGAGGGCGCGCGCTTCCGGCAGGCGGCCCGGAGCCTGTTCCGCGCGAACCTGCGCGCGGTCTCGGCCTACGCCATCACGGGGCCGGTGATCGAGACCATCGGCGCCATCGCCATCGCGCTGCTGCTGCTGCTCGGGCGCGACTACATCAAAGTCGGCTACCTGACGCCCGGCGTCTACCTGGCCTTCATCTTCGCGGTGTTCAAGCTCTACGATCCGGTGCGCAAGTTCGCCATCTACAACAACAACTTCCAGCAGGCGCTGGGCGCGAGCTCCTCGATCTTCGAGTTCCTCGACGAAGAGGATGAGATCCGGGAGAAGCCGGGCGCGGAGCAGCTGCCGGCCTTCCACGAGTCGGTGCGCTTCGAGAACGTGAGCTTCGCCTACGCCGACGACACGGAAGAGCGCGGCGTGCTGCACGGCATCGAGCTGAGCGTGAAGCGGGGCGAGGTGCTGGCCATCGTCGGGTCGAGCGGCGCGGGCAAGAGCACGCTGGTGCACCTGGTGCCGCGCTTCTTCGACGTCACGGACGGTCGAATCACCATCGACGGGCACGACACCCGGGAGGTCACGTTGGCGTCGCTGCGCGCGCAGATCGGCATCGTCACGCAGGAGACCATCCTGTTCAACGACACGGTGCGGAACAACATCGCGTACGGGCGGCAGCAGGTCTCGCAGGCGGAGGTGGAAGCCGCGGCCCAGGCCGCGCTGGCGCACGACTTCATCACGCAGATGCCGGACGGGTACAACACCGTGGTCGGAGAGAAGGGCACGCGGCTCTCGGGCGGCGAGAAGCAGCGCATCGCCATCGCGCGCGCCATCTTGAAGAACGCGCCCATCCTGATCCTGGACGAGGCGACGTCGGCGCTCGACGCCGAGAGCGAGTCGCTGGTGCAGTCGGCGCTGGCGAACCTGATGACGGGGCGCACGGTGTTCGTGATCGCGCACCGGCTCTCGACCGTGCGGCGCGCCGACCGCATCGTGGTGCTGGAGGGCGGGCGCATCACCGACGTCGGGACGCACGAATCGCTGATGGCGCGCGACGGCACCTACCGCCGGCTGTATGATTTGCAGTTCGTCGAGCTGGACTCGAAGCTCCCGACGGTATGA
- a CDS encoding YicC/YloC family endoribonuclease, whose product MPVRSMTAFAQVKGQAGEQLAFTLSLKSVNHRFLDLNLRMPSETDALEMKLRRALKDKLARGHVDVILGIERGATAQFEVNKDLVGGYVQAFRAAAKQFAVSAEPDLNAILRMPGALSSAMASVDGDFEQAVLAKLDECVGLLNEMRTLEGKGIERELRERMQGLKSATTEIEKLRPVVSKAYLEKVEARMKELIGNHADQDRVLQEAALLAERSDIQEEIVRMHNHIAHFLELLLEQGTEIGKKLDFLLQEMNREANTLLSKTAGVSGEGLRITELGLKMKSEIEKAREQVQNVE is encoded by the coding sequence ATGCCCGTGCGTTCGATGACCGCGTTCGCGCAAGTGAAGGGGCAGGCAGGCGAGCAGCTCGCCTTCACGCTGTCGCTGAAGTCGGTGAACCACCGCTTCCTCGACCTGAACCTGCGGATGCCGTCGGAGACGGACGCGCTGGAGATGAAGCTGCGGCGCGCGCTGAAAGACAAGCTGGCGCGGGGGCACGTGGACGTGATCCTAGGGATCGAGCGCGGCGCGACGGCGCAGTTCGAGGTCAACAAGGACCTGGTCGGCGGCTACGTGCAGGCGTTCCGCGCCGCGGCGAAGCAGTTCGCGGTCTCGGCGGAGCCCGACCTGAACGCCATCCTGCGCATGCCGGGGGCGCTGAGCTCGGCGATGGCGAGCGTGGACGGCGACTTCGAGCAGGCGGTGCTGGCGAAGCTGGACGAGTGCGTGGGGCTGCTGAACGAGATGCGGACGCTGGAGGGCAAGGGCATCGAGCGCGAGCTGCGCGAGCGGATGCAGGGGTTGAAGTCCGCGACCACCGAGATCGAGAAGCTGCGGCCGGTGGTCTCGAAGGCATACCTGGAGAAGGTCGAGGCGCGGATGAAGGAACTGATCGGCAACCACGCCGACCAGGACCGCGTGCTGCAGGAAGCGGCGCTGCTGGCCGAGCGGTCGGACATCCAGGAAGAGATCGTGCGCATGCACAACCACATCGCGCACTTCCTGGAGCTGCTGCTGGAGCAGGGCACGGAGATCGGCAAGAAGCTGGACTTCCTGCTGCAGGAGATGAACCGCGAGGCAAACACGCTGCTGTCGAAGACGGCGGGCGTCTCGGGGGAAGGGCTGCGGATCACCGAGCTCGGCTTGAAGATGAAGTCGGAGATCGAGAAGGCGCGCGAACAGGTGCAGAACGTCGAATGA